In the genome of Oncorhynchus mykiss isolate Arlee chromosome 18, USDA_OmykA_1.1, whole genome shotgun sequence, one region contains:
- the zgc:92380 gene encoding keratin, type I cytoskeletal 18 isoform X1 — protein sequence MSRNSAFSMFGGAGGRGSRVSVASLEGLRNAMRSDPENSKEVSPAPGPAPDDKKTMKGLNDRLSGYLGRVRNLEEANKDLQDQIQDILDKRGDPNGRDWDVVEKPLNDLRKKLRDMTMDNARLLLQMDNTKLANDDFKNKLDNEKQARKTVEKDLIGLKKVMDDINLNRMQLESQIESVKEELAFLKKDHKDDVDELRKKIKDSNVLVEFDSQDNNLSDTLNKIRSQYEKLAKKNLKDTDDWYQSKFDSIKVEVVENNEALHSGKNELKDLRRQRHLLEIDIQSTMSMVHSHEESLKDMDGRYNREMTRLNKILLQLEGELVQVRTQVERHVDDYQELLHVKMKLEAEIENYRSLMHDIAPDDSVDFSLEQAVNCEPPQPPKKALMKDEVDGKEVPKKTEAAATQKSFPPIQEAPTKKTEAPATQESLPKKTEASTKAAKAKTPTTEAGTS from the exons ATGTCTAGGAACAGTGCCTTCAGCATGTTCGGTGGGGCCGGGGGAAGAGGCTCCAGGGTGTCTGTGGCCAGTCTGGAGGGGCTACGGAACGCGATGCGCTCTGACCCGGAGAATTCGAAGGAGGTCTCTCCTGCCCCCGGGCCCGCCCCGGATGATAAGAAGACCATGAAGGGTCTCAACGACCGTCTGTCCGGCTACCTGGGCAGGGTGAGGAACCTAGAGGAAGCCAACAAAGATCTGCAGGACCAGATTCAGGACATCTTGGACAAGAGAGGAGACCCCAACGGCCGCGACTGGGATGTGGTTGAGAAACCATTGAATGACCTCAGGAAGAAG CTCCGTGACATGACCATGGATAATGCACGTTTGTTACTGCAAATGGACAACACCAAACTGGCCAATGATGACTTCAAAAACAA GCTGGACAACGAGAAGCAGGCCAGGAAGACTGTGGAGAAGGACCTGATTGGTCTGAAGAAGGTGATGGACGACATCAACCTGAACCGCATGCAGCTGGAGAGCCAGAtcgagtctgtgaaggaagagcTCGCCTTCCTCAAGAAGGACCATAAGGAT GACGTTGATGAGCTGCGTAAGAAGATCAAGGACTCCAACGTCCTCGTGGAGTTTGACTCACAGGACAACAACCTGAGTGACACACTCAACAAGATCCGCTCCCAGTACGAGAAACTGGCCAAGAAGAACCTCAAGGATACCGACGACTGGTACCAGAGCAAG tttGACAGCATCAAGGTAGAGGTGGTTGAGAATAATGAGGCTCTGCATTCAGGCAAGAATGAGCTCAAAGACCTGCGCAGACAGAGACACCTTCTGGAGATAGACATACAGTCTACAATGAGCATG GTCCACTCCCACGAGGAATCTCTGAAGGACATGGATGGGCGGTACAACCGTGAGATGACTCGCCTCAATAAGATCCTGCTGCAGTTGGAGGGAGAGCTGGTCCAAGTGAGGACGCAGGTGGAGAGGCATGTGGATGACTACCAGGAGCTGCTTCACGTCAAGATGAAGCTGGAAGCCGAGATCGAGAACTACCGCAGCCTAATGCACGACATCGCCCCCGACGACAG CGTGGACTTTTCTTTAGAGCAGGCAGTGAATTGTG AGCCGCCCCAGCCACCTAAGAAAGCCTTGATGAAGGATGAGGTTGATGGAAAGGAGGTCCCCAAAAAGACAGAAGCTGCGGCAACTCAGAAAAGTTTCCCTCCAATCCAAGAGGCCCCCACAAAGAAGACCGAAGCCCCTGCAACTCAAGAGAGCCTCCCTAAAAAGACAGAGGCGTCTACAAAGGCAGCTAAGGCTAAGACACCAACAACCGAAGCAGGCACCAGCTGA
- the zgc:92380 gene encoding keratin, type I cytoskeletal 18 isoform X2 has product MSRNSAFSMFGGAGGRGSRVSVASLEGLRNAMRSDPENSKEVSPAPGPAPDDKKTMKGLNDRLSGYLGRVRNLEEANKDLQDQIQDILDKRGDPNGRDWDVVEKPLNDLRKKLRDMTMDNARLLLQMDNTKLANDDFKNKLDNEKQARKTVEKDLIGLKKVMDDINLNRMQLESQIESVKEELAFLKKDHKDDVDELRKKIKDSNVLVEFDSQDNNLSDTLNKIRSQYEKLAKKNLKDTDDWYQSKFDSIKVEVVENNEALHSGKNELKDLRRQRHLLEIDIQSTMSMVHSHEESLKDMDGRYNREMTRLNKILLQLEGELVQVRTQVERHVDDYQELLHVKMKLEAEIENYRSLMHDIAPDDRAAPAT; this is encoded by the exons ATGTCTAGGAACAGTGCCTTCAGCATGTTCGGTGGGGCCGGGGGAAGAGGCTCCAGGGTGTCTGTGGCCAGTCTGGAGGGGCTACGGAACGCGATGCGCTCTGACCCGGAGAATTCGAAGGAGGTCTCTCCTGCCCCCGGGCCCGCCCCGGATGATAAGAAGACCATGAAGGGTCTCAACGACCGTCTGTCCGGCTACCTGGGCAGGGTGAGGAACCTAGAGGAAGCCAACAAAGATCTGCAGGACCAGATTCAGGACATCTTGGACAAGAGAGGAGACCCCAACGGCCGCGACTGGGATGTGGTTGAGAAACCATTGAATGACCTCAGGAAGAAG CTCCGTGACATGACCATGGATAATGCACGTTTGTTACTGCAAATGGACAACACCAAACTGGCCAATGATGACTTCAAAAACAA GCTGGACAACGAGAAGCAGGCCAGGAAGACTGTGGAGAAGGACCTGATTGGTCTGAAGAAGGTGATGGACGACATCAACCTGAACCGCATGCAGCTGGAGAGCCAGAtcgagtctgtgaaggaagagcTCGCCTTCCTCAAGAAGGACCATAAGGAT GACGTTGATGAGCTGCGTAAGAAGATCAAGGACTCCAACGTCCTCGTGGAGTTTGACTCACAGGACAACAACCTGAGTGACACACTCAACAAGATCCGCTCCCAGTACGAGAAACTGGCCAAGAAGAACCTCAAGGATACCGACGACTGGTACCAGAGCAAG tttGACAGCATCAAGGTAGAGGTGGTTGAGAATAATGAGGCTCTGCATTCAGGCAAGAATGAGCTCAAAGACCTGCGCAGACAGAGACACCTTCTGGAGATAGACATACAGTCTACAATGAGCATG GTCCACTCCCACGAGGAATCTCTGAAGGACATGGATGGGCGGTACAACCGTGAGATGACTCGCCTCAATAAGATCCTGCTGCAGTTGGAGGGAGAGCTGGTCCAAGTGAGGACGCAGGTGGAGAGGCATGTGGATGACTACCAGGAGCTGCTTCACGTCAAGATGAAGCTGGAAGCCGAGATCGAGAACTACCGCAGCCTAATGCACGACATCGCCCCCGACGACAG AGCCGCCCCAGCCACCTAA